One genomic segment of Pseudomonas sp. p1(2021b) includes these proteins:
- a CDS encoding Hcp family type VI secretion system effector — translation MAFDAYIQIAHINGEALDAQYPNWIEITGYKFGAHQSTSATASSAGGASSGRTTLTNFTFTKYLDSASSKLLEASCAGQHLKEVKLVVCRAGTEKLKYYEVVLEEVIIADYAQSAGDGLPVEVVQLNYGRIKTTYTRQKRLDGSGGGNVTGGWDRINNKKYA, via the coding sequence ATGGCTTTTGATGCCTACATTCAAATCGCGCACATCAATGGCGAAGCACTGGACGCGCAGTATCCCAACTGGATCGAGATCACTGGCTACAAGTTTGGCGCCCACCAAAGCACGTCCGCCACAGCCAGCTCTGCAGGCGGCGCATCCTCCGGGCGGACCACGCTCACCAACTTCACCTTCACCAAATATCTCGATAGCGCCAGCAGCAAGCTTCTCGAAGCCAGCTGTGCCGGCCAGCACCTGAAGGAAGTGAAGCTCGTGGTGTGCCGGGCCGGCACCGAAAAGCTCAAGTACTACGAAGTCGTGCTCGAGGAAGTGATCATCGCTGACTACGCCCAGAGCGCTGGCGATGGCCTGCCGGTGGAAGTCGTGCAGCTGAACTATGGCCGTATCAAGACCACCTATACACGGCAGAAGCGCCTTGATGGCAGCGGCGGCGGCAATGTGACCGGCGGCTGGGACCGCATAAACAACAAGAAATATGCGTGA
- a CDS encoding methyl-accepting chemotaxis protein: MASAVNRFVDKLQPIVREAGEVAQRTGVEIGTMAQRNAGADAAAALQRDEVAASLRDLSSMADEAQAESQAMQAALQQVVDIRRAADENSRASTQLARLIENLAGEVETGSQVIERLAKQSEQIEVVLTVIHGIAEQTNLLALNAAIEAARAGETGRGFAVVADEVRALASKTQSSTGDIQAHIAALQQGAKEAVATIGQAGRQASEGLLVLRDNERRQQSVQAAVEQVHSAIGLATRAAEQQAHGAQAVRGRVETIHAQAERSAEVVMQTTASSKVLDDLAAQLRASLGQFKA, encoded by the coding sequence GCGCGAGGCGGGCGAAGTGGCCCAGCGTACGGGCGTGGAAATCGGCACCATGGCCCAGCGCAATGCCGGCGCCGATGCCGCCGCAGCGCTGCAGCGCGACGAGGTGGCCGCCAGCCTGCGCGATCTTTCCAGCATGGCCGACGAAGCCCAGGCCGAAAGCCAGGCCATGCAGGCCGCCTTGCAGCAGGTGGTGGACATCCGTCGCGCTGCCGATGAAAACAGTCGCGCCTCGACCCAGTTGGCACGGTTGATCGAGAACCTGGCCGGCGAAGTGGAGACCGGTTCCCAGGTGATCGAGCGCCTGGCCAAGCAGAGCGAGCAGATCGAGGTGGTGCTGACCGTTATCCATGGCATCGCCGAACAGACCAACCTGCTGGCGCTCAATGCGGCCATCGAAGCGGCGCGCGCCGGCGAGACCGGTCGCGGGTTCGCCGTGGTGGCCGATGAGGTGCGCGCCCTGGCGAGCAAGACGCAAAGCTCCACCGGGGATATCCAGGCGCATATCGCCGCCTTGCAGCAAGGTGCCAAGGAAGCTGTCGCGACCATCGGCCAGGCCGGGCGCCAGGCCAGCGAGGGCCTGCTGGTGTTGCGCGACAACGAACGCCGCCAGCAGTCGGTGCAGGCGGCGGTGGAGCAGGTGCATTCGGCCATCGGCCTGGCCACCCGCGCGGCCGAGCAGCAGGCCCACGGTGCACAGGCGGTGCGCGGACGGGTGGAGACCATCCATGCCCAGGCCGAGCGCTCGGCTGAAGTGGTGATGCAGACCACCGCCAGCAGCAAGGTGCTGGACGACCTGGCGGCGCAACTGCGCGCCAGCCTGGGTCAGTTCAAGGCTTGA